The Chitinophagaceae bacterium genome window below encodes:
- a CDS encoding tetratricopeptide repeat protein — translation MKKIIALFCFVASMQTVFAQGINVDSILQKVAVEKDGDKKFDLLISLIGTEINNNPEWCIQTGLKILNQSKGESSNIEKTVAYSFLGQGYRLLGNSIKALDYHHKAIVTAEKTNNLSLLAFAENQTAHIYRDREEYDKAKSIYLSSVAHADKGHNETIKAWAPSNLGAVYLATNSLDSSLMYSQRAYEIFVRLKIISNNGFVFSNLGGVHSKLGNAQLAVSYFNMAINQNKGSSNIRYLNLLYNGLAEHYQRFNQTDSCAFYAKKAIAAVNNTSFFYLSSKPAKLLTDIYEKTNCDSTLKYAKVLKTANDSLTTSKTNQQILLMTFEEDLRQQEAAAEQIKAEDERKQNIQYALLAIGIIVLLTLYLLLSRSFITNTKLIEFFGVIALLIVFEFLNLLLHPFLERITHHSPVLMLLALVCIAALLVPLHHKVEKWATSKLVEKNKQIRLAAAKKTIEELGKEQEHPLLLNYFNESSWKQIHPPPIHNQHLNVYLD, via the coding sequence ATGAAAAAAATAATAGCCCTCTTTTGTTTTGTTGCAAGTATGCAAACTGTATTTGCCCAAGGGATCAATGTAGATTCCATACTCCAAAAAGTGGCTGTGGAAAAAGATGGCGATAAAAAATTTGATTTACTCATAAGCCTGATCGGTACAGAAATTAATAATAACCCCGAATGGTGTATTCAAACAGGGCTGAAAATATTGAATCAATCCAAAGGTGAAAGCAGTAACATTGAAAAAACGGTTGCTTATTCCTTTTTAGGGCAGGGTTACCGGCTGCTGGGAAACAGTATTAAAGCCCTCGATTACCACCATAAAGCCATTGTTACTGCAGAAAAAACCAATAACTTGTCTTTATTGGCTTTTGCAGAAAATCAGACAGCACATATTTACAGAGACAGGGAGGAATATGATAAGGCCAAAAGCATTTACCTGTCATCAGTAGCACATGCTGATAAAGGACACAATGAAACAATAAAAGCCTGGGCCCCGTCAAATCTGGGCGCCGTATATCTTGCTACCAATAGCTTAGATTCATCGCTGATGTATTCACAAAGGGCTTATGAAATTTTTGTGCGGCTAAAAATCATTTCCAATAATGGTTTTGTTTTTTCAAACCTTGGCGGCGTACATAGTAAATTGGGTAACGCCCAGCTTGCTGTTAGTTATTTTAATATGGCTATCAACCAAAACAAGGGCTCTTCTAATATCAGGTATCTCAATCTGCTATATAATGGTTTGGCAGAGCATTATCAGCGATTTAATCAAACCGACTCCTGCGCCTTCTATGCAAAAAAAGCTATTGCAGCGGTGAACAATACTTCTTTCTTTTACCTGAGCAGTAAACCGGCAAAACTGCTCACTGATATCTATGAAAAAACAAATTGCGACAGCACATTAAAATATGCAAAGGTTTTAAAAACTGCCAACGATTCGTTAACCACCAGCAAAACCAATCAGCAAATATTGTTAATGACCTTTGAAGAAGATCTGCGGCAGCAGGAAGCAGCGGCAGAACAAATAAAAGCAGAAGACGAACGTAAACAGAATATTCAATATGCCTTACTGGCCATAGGTATCATAGTTTTACTTACATTGTATTTATTACTGAGCCGCAGTTTTATTACCAACACCAAACTTATCGAATTCTTTGGTGTAATTGCCCTGCTGATTGTATTTGAATTTCTCAATCTATTGCTGCATCCTTTTTTAGAACGCATCACCCACCACTCTCCGGTGCTGATGTTGCTGGCCCTGGTTTGTATTGCAGCATTATTAGTACCGCTGCATCATAAAGTAGAAAAATGGGCTACGTCTAAACTGGTGGAGAAGAATAAACAGATACGGCTGGCAGCAGCAAAGAAAACGATTGAAGAATTGGGAAAAGAACAGGAACATCCTTTGCTTTTAAACTATTTCAATGAATCATCATGGAAACAAATTCATCCTCCACCAATCCACAACCAACACTTAAACGTGTACTTGGATTAA
- a CDS encoding amino acid permease, with the protein METNSSSTNPQPTLKRVLGLSTGILLVAGMMIGSGVFKKIIPMAQTGLSEGWIIAAWVGAGIITMFGAFTLAGLSSLTEESGGVYEYLRLSFGNFFSFLFGWTDFTIMGCASVAALGFIFAQTVNVFIPLGNPFHSLEHVSIAGFVFPFADGGIKLLAITAIALLTWVNYRGVQNGGLVNNIVTSAKIIGILLLIVLGLSYSPVKEAVVVITEPGLTLHGTALLSAVLAAMLSAFWAYDGWSNISFITGELKNPKRNIPIAIMSGVAIAMLLYVLVNFAYMNVLSLEKLRAVDQSRIGAAVVAETLLGKVGQSLIVVLIMISVFGTLNGIILAHARIYYRMAQEKFFFQKAATVHPVYRTPSVALLYTMLWSCILVISGTFDMLTNMVIFAGFLFYSLLALALFKMKRNGTIKAKVIGYPVIPAVIMLFSIALLINTVITEPKQSLIGLGLVLSGVFFYYYFRSKSK; encoded by the coding sequence ATGGAAACAAATTCATCCTCCACCAATCCACAACCAACACTTAAACGTGTACTTGGATTAAGCACAGGTATTTTGTTAGTTGCCGGAATGATGATTGGCTCAGGTGTGTTTAAGAAGATCATTCCCATGGCACAAACAGGGTTGAGTGAAGGATGGATCATTGCTGCATGGGTTGGTGCCGGCATCATCACCATGTTTGGTGCATTTACATTAGCGGGGCTTTCTTCGTTAACCGAAGAGTCAGGCGGTGTATATGAATACCTGCGTCTTTCATTTGGCAACTTTTTTTCCTTTCTTTTTGGCTGGACCGATTTCACCATTATGGGTTGTGCATCTGTTGCAGCGTTGGGTTTTATTTTTGCACAAACGGTGAATGTATTTATTCCCTTAGGCAATCCATTTCATTCACTGGAACATGTTTCCATTGCCGGTTTCGTATTTCCGTTTGCTGATGGAGGTATTAAATTATTAGCCATTACTGCTATCGCATTACTCACATGGGTCAATTACCGTGGCGTGCAAAATGGCGGGCTGGTGAATAATATTGTTACATCAGCAAAAATCATCGGTATTCTTTTACTCATCGTTCTGGGTCTCTCTTATTCTCCGGTAAAAGAAGCTGTGGTTGTTATAACTGAACCCGGCTTAACTCTGCACGGTACAGCTTTGCTCAGTGCAGTACTGGCGGCAATGCTCAGTGCATTCTGGGCTTACGATGGATGGAGTAATATTTCTTTCATCACCGGTGAATTAAAAAATCCAAAACGGAATATTCCCATTGCTATTATGAGCGGAGTGGCAATTGCCATGTTATTATATGTGCTGGTGAATTTTGCCTATATGAATGTGCTTTCACTGGAGAAACTGAGAGCAGTAGATCAAAGTAGAATTGGTGCAGCCGTTGTTGCAGAAACATTGCTGGGCAAAGTGGGTCAATCACTGATTGTTGTATTAATCATGATCTCTGTATTTGGAACGCTGAACGGAATTATTCTTGCACATGCAAGAATCTATTACCGTATGGCGCAGGAAAAATTCTTTTTTCAAAAAGCAGCAACAGTGCATCCTGTTTACCGTACTCCATCTGTTGCATTATTATATACAATGCTGTGGAGCTGTATACTGGTTATATCGGGCACTTTCGATATGCTTACCAATATGGTCATTTTTGCAGGTTTTCTTTTTTACAGTTTACTGGCACTTGCTTTGTTTAAAATGAAACGGAATGGAACGATTAAAGCAAAAGTGATTGGCTATCCTGTAATTCCTGCTGTCATCATGCTTTTTTCTATTGCCTTACTCATCAACACCGTTATTACTGAACCGAAACAATCACTCATTGGCCTGGGGCTTGTGCTGAGTGGTGTGTTCTTTTATTACTATTTCCGCAGCAAAAGCAAATAA
- a CDS encoding nuclear transport factor 2 family protein has translation MKKIAFLLTSIFCITLLQAQQSTTNNHQAVQQTIIKMFDALSNRDSVSLKTYSTADITLYEYGQVWNIDTLILKAITLNQSADFKRTNSFEFINTTAYKTMAWATYRLQSVIIKDGKQATVQWLETVVLVKERKQWKVKHLHSTLIKRS, from the coding sequence ATGAAAAAAATAGCATTCCTTCTCACCTCAATTTTCTGCATAACATTGTTACAGGCTCAACAGTCAACAACCAATAATCACCAAGCCGTGCAACAAACCATTATTAAGATGTTTGATGCATTATCTAATCGGGATTCAGTTAGCCTTAAAACTTACAGCACAGCAGATATTACATTGTACGAATATGGCCAGGTATGGAACATCGATACACTTATATTGAAAGCTATTACACTGAACCAATCGGCAGATTTTAAACGTACCAATAGTTTTGAGTTCATCAATACCACAGCATATAAAACAATGGCTTGGGCTACTTATCGTCTTCAGTCAGTAATAATAAAAGATGGCAAACAGGCAACCGTACAATGGCTGGAAACAGTCGTTTTAGTGAAAGAAAGAAAACAGTGGAAGGTAAAACACCTTCATTCAACCCTTATTAAAAGAAGTTAA